One window from the genome of Diospyros lotus cultivar Yz01 chromosome 11, ASM1463336v1, whole genome shotgun sequence encodes:
- the LOC127812697 gene encoding uncharacterized protein LOC127812697 produces MNMCITLGTPVRDYMLALIAQFNVAEVLGVEIKTQIQVDIALETLPEMFSQFKVNYNMNKLNMSLTELMKDLQNAKSVLKAKIGDAMAIFAGPSSSKRKGK; encoded by the coding sequence ATGAACATGTGCATAACACTAGGGACACCCGTGAGAGATTATATGCTTGCATTGATTGCTCAATTTAACGTGGCTGAGGTGCTAGGGGTTGAGATTAAGACACAGATTCAGGTTGACATAGCTTTGGAAACTCTCCCTGAGATGTTTTCCCAGTTCAAAGTGAATTATAATATGAATAAGCTGAACATGTCCTTGACCGAATTAATGAAAGATCTCCAGAATGCAAAAAGTGTTCTGAAGGCTAAGATTGGAGATGCTATGGCTATTTTTGCTGGGCCATCCTCTTCCAAGCGGAAAGGCAAATGA
- the LOC127812539 gene encoding protein yippee-like At4g27745 gives MEELIGPRLYICCNCRSHVAFHDDVISKAFQGRNGRAFLFSHAMNIVTGPKEDRQLMTGLHTVTDVYCSDCHEVLGWKYERAYEESQKYKEGKYVLEKSKIAKENW, from the exons ATGGAAGAGTTGATTGGACCAAGATTGTACATTTGCTGTAATTGTCGAAGCCATGTTGCCTTTCACGATGATGTTATATCTAAAGCCTTTCAG GGAAGAAATGGTCGGGCAtttctcttctcccatgcaaTGAACATTGTCACTGGACCGAAAGAGGACAGGCAGCTAATGACTGGCCTCCACACAGTCACTGATGTCTATTGTAGTGACTGCCACGAGGTACTGGGTTGGAAGTATGAACGAGCTTATGAGGAGTCACAAAAGTACAAAGAAGGGAAGTACGTACTTGAGAAATCAAAAATTGCCAAGGAAAACTGGTAG